The window CatcatatgaaaattattgatttatttattacatcataTTACAAGGTTTATTTACGAATGACTATAAATTGCTTCAAAAACCACTGAGGTTTGTGGCGACCTGCATGGATGAGTTACATCAAGCATATATAGTATCTGAAGACTAGAACTATCTAttatcattaatataaatatacacaaccaaagcaataaacaaataattgatAATATGTTAATGCTGGGCAGCTATGACATAGCATcaacaagaaataaaataaatagacatattttatattattttcaaaataatacatttatattatttaatagaaaactcttaagtttaaacttaatatttttagaagtaAGATTCTTCTTGAGATCGtctagtaatttattaatcaagTGAGGTAGTACGTAAGACACTGTTCTCTCACCGTAGGTATTGTTCGCGCGGTCGATGTGTAGCTTGGTCGTCTGTTTACTCTAGAAATGAGATAAcacattcattattttatttctagaaGTTTATGTAACAGTAGCAAAATGGACAAGCTACACATTTTGACTAGAATGTAGACTATGTTAGGTCTTTAGGTTAGGTGTAGAATAGGTTGGTTAGGTCTGGTAAAATTAGGGTGCACATAAAAAGaaccactttttcatacatattgACTAAAGTGTAGACTTTGTGAAGCAAAATAGACTTGTtttgcaacatttttacatgaaaatgtttgtgGTGATAATTGGATTGTTGTcaatatttgcatattttaagaTGTTTAAGGCATTATTGTTCACTTTCTATTTCAAGTCTAGTGGCTTCTTTCCTTGggaattttatgttatatctAAACATGTCTACAAGTATTCtgagacattttttttgcaatataaatacatCATCTACTTCGCAACAGTTTCGCCATAACACATAGCCAGATAACATAGTAGCCAGATACctgtttattattagtatggaaatgTCTGTAGGCAGCCTTACATACAACTACTGTTAATAGTAGTCCAGAGGCAACTTAGATGTTGATGTCAATTAaagaaactttattaaaacattaacatcattatttaattCCATCCCTGATTCCGGTAACTCAGTGCGATGGACAAGGAGTTTAAAGATGCCGAATACGACGAACAACGGCACACCGGTGGAAATTCCTGGAGTCTGACCTCAAAATATCCGAGGTATATAAGGTATCCATACGTGTACCACTATTTTGGCCTGAAGAGCCGGAAATATGGTTTGCGCAGGAAGGCCAATTTGCAATTTCTAGAATAACAAAAGATGCAACGAAATTAAATTGCGTAATTAGGAAAGTTAGACAACAAATATTGTTAACCCTCCTAAAACGGAGAAatacgaaaaattaaaattcgaacTTGTTAAGTCTGACAGTATCGAGCGAGAACTAGTTGAAACAGTTATTGACATATGAACAACTAGGCGACAGAAAGCCGTCACCGTTCTTGCGCCGTTTGAAGAGTCTCGCCGGACTGGACGTTTCAGATGATTTTTTGCCGACAATTTGGATGAGTCGCCTCACACATGGAATTCAGACCGTGCTCGCTGGACAACCAACTtccaaaatttgaatgatttGGCGGATTTAGCTGACCGCATAAAGTATCTGACCCCAACGCTTCCCAAATGTTGCAAGTATGTCCTTGCCTTCCCGCAGCCCATCGAGTCAGAAGAGAGAGGGAAGTCGCAGAACTCCGTCGACGATTGGAAGAAGTAAACGCAGGTGGTTGCAGGTCGCGGTCAACGCAGCGATCGCAGACATCGCAGTCAAACTACAGCAGATTCCCAATGTGCTGGTACGACGCTAAATTCGGTGATAAAGCTAACTAATGTGCTAAGCCCTGCGATCACAAAGCGGGAAACAGCGcgtatagatatagatactAATCTTTATGTAGTAGTACTTTATATCATCAAAACCCATTTATGATTTGTTATCGAAGTTGCATTATTTTCGATAATCTTcgataatgaatgaatgtggTTCTATAATGTgctgttataaaaaaagattctaAACCAtctgttaataaatatacagtatATCAActtcaattatattatcttgGTATTATTagcatattatgtaaattgagGCTTTAGAGAGTGACATTTACATGGTTATGGCGCAAATAAtggctatatttttttggaagtCAGGTTGGATAATGCCAGCCAATTAAATGGTTGACACATGCTTCACCTTCCTCTCTATCTTCGCGTATTTCCTGTTGGGTTCGGGAGTAATATATTAAGTCTGTGGGTTCGTGCCTGGTTTTGGTTTTATTGATCACGTGAAGCCCAGGTATATATGATTTAGTTATAATGAATTTCAAACAATGTAAAAGTTGTtcgtgaataaataaataaatttaccaaCAGAGGCATGTCAAAagtttttgggaatgctattgttacctatcagctgcaAATActatatgtcccttagtcacttcgtacgacatccacgtgaTCATATGGAGTAGTCCTATTCAAGGGACACACGCCACACATTACACCgaagtacttaatttttttttgcaaaaacagACTAAGAAAAGTTATACTATGTCCCCATCTTCTTACATTGAAATCTAGCCTCTGATATTGGTTATCAGTTTTGCTATAGTAACAGCAAAGTAAGTAATTACTGAAACAGAACGCACGGGGAGACACTTCCCGTTCTATAATGAGGCTTCTTCATGAGAAAGAACACTTGTTAACAGTTGAAATGGTTTATTGAGTGCAGGTGTTGTATGTTCAGATGAGGAAGTAGTCCTTCTTGTTGGCCTTTTGCCAGCAGATGTGTGTGAGGTAGGCATTGTCGCAGTGGTCGGCGCCGCGCTGCGTGCCGCAGCCGCGCATGGCGGCCTCGTTGCGCGCGCGAATGTCGTCCGGCAACATGGCCAGCACCGCCTCCACGTCCACCTCGCCATCCGTCATCATGCCCGCCGTCTCCATGATGCACTTGATGTAACACTTGAGCTTCGGGTCCGAGAAGGTGGTCAAGTCCTCGCCGGCGTTGACCTTGTCCACGGGCGCCAGGTCCGCGCCGGTCTCCTCGCCGCAGCTGTCGTGCACCATCTTGGCCAGCTCAGCCATCTCCTCGTCCATGCCTGCGGCCGCCGCCACCAAGGCCGCCACCACTACCCACACTCGCAGCCGAGTCATCTCCCATACACGATGCACTAACCCGATCCTACCTTATATACAAACAGAGTACCCAATGCCAATGCGATGCTTCACCATACAATTTATGTATGATCTCTAAATTACACATCTGCCACCGATGATGTTATTAAAACTGTTTGCATGAAACGAACGTGTTTTCTTTTCCGCGTCCAccatgttattttttcagtgATAACGCGGAGTCATATAGAATAATTGCGCATAATTGGATATCGTCAGGATGTTGGCAAATTGGAGGCTTGTGTCTGAACAGTTTTTGAGGTGTCACCAGTATTACGGGGCGGGCGGCATACTCCGTAATTTTCATACTTTGAAAAATGATATGACATGTCGAAGGACGTCAGGCTCAGAAATTCCATTTAATGCGCTGTATCACGTGCCGTTGAGTAGAACTTTTACTGGCAGAAGAGCTGACGCGTCGCTGGCGATCTTCCAATCACTGGGTACAACGCCCGACACCTACTGCCCCAGTTGTAATAGCTACACcctttaatgtatttttttttaaataaactcttCATAAAgagtatctataaatataggcataaaaaatatttgaaacgcTTGTTTCACACTGAATACTCAAATCTAATTCAGAAATTTGTCCGTCACATAATCGTGTCCGTCAGAATGAACGGTCACTAAGCATTATAATGTTGACTGTATGTTTAACCAGCCGTAGTGTCTTTGCTATGTGGAACTACTGAAATCTTAATAGGCCAATAATAGCTGCCCATTTGCTTCTTTATAACGAGGTATAAGTGATTTCGAAAATATGACGGAAACCAAGATTATGTCCCAGTTcctgataaaataaaaggaacggataagtattttttatgtttcggAGAGGGaagatttgaaataaaaacaataattaaacaatttatttatactgatTTAAACTAATAGTTTTCTGACTTGataacacaaaaattatacctacctcTATTATAgaggtaggtataatttttgtacaacTACCCTCAAAATGCTAATCAGGctgaacattttttgttaaagcGTCTTCTATATTTCCTAAGTTAAGCTGGACCATCAtggttctccatcaggtgttccaagACTTCgaattttatactaaaatacCTTTTTCGCAATCGAGGTGcgagtttaaaaaaaaggatttagTGTATTATTGACTAGGCTTCAGAACACAAAGTGTTACATACAAGACGAATTTGCTAAATGATTTAAGTccattgtaaaacacaatacatttcttataaattattgaacacTATTGATATAACATTTCACTGCTTATTTGTGAGATTCTTGTCGACCACCATATCTTCAACATAATCAAGTAACCACTTCCACCCAAAAACTTTCAAatccaaaatataaacacaaaaaaccgTCTATAGGGTTAACTTCATATACgacaatacatattatttgatttttagctTCACGTTTAGCAGCTCTTTGTGACCTTTGAGTACACTTTTAAGACTTTAGTTTTAGACCATGAGAAAGCTGAAGGGCGGTAAACtggtcctgaaaataataacaccattttaggttatattctgcattatttaattaaccgTGGTGGTAAACTGATAAACTtgacttgattttgactgaaagcCTTATCTGTATGAAgtcatattttcataagtcGTCAGGTGTGAAGTGTTTTGAGCATATTTTTGACCATTTACTGGCTCGAATATTTTGCAGCGTGTGGCGGTTTCCCATAgttttttatctattgtttcccaatatttcggcacccgaatatgcaacactgttgtattgtatattttcacaaacgaatgcgtACGGATGCTTAAGGACTTTTccttaaataaagaatttttaaggACTTTTCCTATGAATAAAGtactgtaaaataaacgttttcatCAACTTTTGTTAACGAAGAAGGCggcaatgtttttgtttaccaaCCCCTACCTTTTACTCCCTATTGAagtttacgttttttttttctaatagtatAACATAGTACATAAAGGGAAGGAGTCAAACAGTATAcatgttatgattgtgatcgagtgctgataaaaaaaatgtaaaacacgATTAATCACACcaatatatatacgtatatgaGAATCGAGCTGATCAGATCGCCCTGGCAGCATCCGCTCACCAGTTGACGtatgggtcagccatcgcgaagcttaaatataatagagggaacctaaTGGCcaggcccacgacgccaccaccagtttcaccatttgagtgagcgtGACatactcgattcccatgactatGAAACACCGTGATGAAACATTACTTATACTTGTTGATTGTATTGGTATTAGAAAGTGATGAAAAAAGCCTTTTATCCGAAAGAATGTAACTCCATGTTTGAACTTATACGTAAGTGACAAGTACATAATTGATACGgcttgaaaaaaatgtatgaaactcccatgaatttagtaagtacttcgttgtacggagtacctactaattccatggaaaaTCCTTTGTTCCTTTTAGGACTCACATATACCCCGGTCGGTATATGAAATCCCTGCACCCACATGTCATTTAGACAGACGTATTACATCAATATTGACagcaatgaatatttaaaaaaatatatttataattcagactggcaaaaatatcattatatttaaaaaaaaaaacgaaatacACAGGTACTGCGaatgtgaattttaatttgatggacgttgttgtaattatttatatttaggtattagaagttgtattttattctattactattattatcgTGTACGATACACACGTAGGAAGGTGGCGTAAAAGCCACTATAAGCCGAAATAAAGTATGATTCATAACTCTGTTTGTCTGCGAGCATCGACTAAACGTCTCAGGTCGAAATATACGCCCTCGTTCGAATCTGTGACTTTCATTTTTCCGTGAACAATGTACtgtatttttgtgaataaacgGTTCTATTGTAATGTGTGTATATTCTGTTATTGTTGAACGCTGTTGATGTTAAACACTGTTGGTTGCAGACTCGCATGCAGTCGCTGCGGTCGACGCACAACCGCACCATCGGCGAGACCTTCAGGCACATGGTGCGGCAGGAGGGCCTGCTCAGGTAACATCTTCTCCAACTCACATACAAGGATGCCACACTTCGTCTCAGCATAAACTAAACaacttttacatatataacatttttaaaaagttccACTTTTTTCCTCGCGCCGCTCGCATGAAAATATCCTACCAAAACTAGCGATCTCCCTGTATCTTGATGGACAATAAATATCAGACaattaatatatctaaaaaCGTATTATCAAGTTGGAATAAACAtcaaatatttctcaaaattaacattgttttatgaataattgaaatataatacttgATGGCcatatcctaatcctaactaatatcataaatgcgaaagtgagttaaagtaaaaattgttcggccacgcaaACGAAGTCgggggcatcagctagttgaAATATAAACTTGAACTATTTACAAAACCGGATTaggtttaaaaaagttttttaactaATAACGAAGTAGgtttggaaattattccttAGAGAAAAACGCGTTGGTCATTAGGTATCAAGCACGACAGATGATTCAGTTATATCGTGATGTGAAACAAGAAGCACTTTTATCATTAAACCAAcgtcttttattatttgttttatgataCGCGTGATCTATTGCTGTACGTATTGTATTGATACGGCATTTTACATTTATCGCTTTTTACGCAGTGGTCTCTTCGTTTGTCTAGATCTGTAGGCGTCGAACCCAAGGTTTTATCTTTCAAAGCAAAatcatcaatataaaattttgaaacagcCTAAAATTTATTCTGGCGATAAAGGAATCTGAGTAATATGCTATAAATCACAGATTttaacgcacagccgaaaatATGGTCGTATAAAGATGAAACTTAGTATACGATTGGTTTCTAAGGGAGTGTAGGAGAGGACTTTCCGAAATGCGCAcggtaatgaaaaaaaaatttttttacgtgCGCACGAAGTCACAGGGTAGTAATGTATATAACATTGTCATCACCGCAGCCGAGCTACCTTGACCTTGTTCTATCTGACCCAGTTCAATGTGCGCCCTTACGTTGTGCAAAAGTAGAACATCCCCAGGCAACATTTATCGGTTGTATTTGGTATCATTATGAAGTGTGTGAAGTCGTAGATAATGGATGTGCTGATAATGAATCAAATATCCGAGACCTCGGCTATGAATGGTCACACAAAAACGCGACGCCTGCCGCAAGTCTGCCGTCGGTGAAATCAGTCGTTGCCGCGATATCTTCCACACTATCAGTTATCAGCGTACGTGACCGCGTATCTCTTCAGAGGACCGACCTTCACGACCTCCCCGATGCATTAACCCTCCACTTTTGTGTACTTGTATGTCATCTGGTCTATGTCTTCTTCTGTAgtgtaaatatgaaatcaGTATTTGGTTATGTACAAAGCAAGACTGGCCAAGATTCTTTTAACCTTCTCCACAGTCGTCTTTCTTTCTATTAATTCTTACTGTGGCAGtcttaataattatgtgaaaTTAAACACTCACCTTGGTTTTCttagcaataataataataaagcccgcagggcagcttgtggcgagctgttggggagtagcgaccccacggacctgagtgctcccaggggaggcccctgttcctcacctccgctttccttccccaaggtcggagtggaaaccgagaggtaacaggtaccctacctctggcttgccttcatcggccggccagagtggagtAGCAAGAGCTgctatatgctcgaagggtggaagtgtaaaCTGACAGTTTGTGTGCCGGGTGTgtctgactggatcaccacgatttcgcgccccgcagactcacctctctacacccttagccgcccacgtcaatgttgcccctttgtcgccaatcacggcgactgatttgaggggcccatccagtgagcggcgagtcaccacctgccactgaatagtcagttcagaccgaactctttgcaatagcccattctcagtccatccaaatttcattctatagactTCTTCTtttatccattattctgcaatagttcacactcccaccgggacctgctcatgggcatatcatttcattggtatatctgggagcgggtcttggcgggagacctacacaacatcaaaattctccaaagggcctctacgtgttggatccatatccccacgcaagcctctcaaaggaccggactatgtgccgtgaatcccaaaaggagatgcaaataataataataaatatattaggacaaatcacacaaatcaatttttatagaGTATTTCACCATTACCATTATTTCAAACCTTAGctaataaatcataatcattTAGATTTCCGCTTTGGCCAAGATGTTTTCTTGATTATAAAATACGGGAAAATGTCATCttgaagtttaaaagtagttgtTGATAATTTCGAAGatatacaatttgaaaatagctGAGTATTGTCTCTTCGTTCTGCGCCTTCGCGTCTTGTGTATATGAAACGAcgatttcatttcatataataatattctcctatatcattttattattaagtaatgcAAATTACGTGTGAATGTTTGGTTTCCTTGGTGTGATGTTAACTGTACCTTTATAACTCTTATCCAGCCTCATAGTCACGCGTTGGCAAATAATACGGAGGCCTGCAAGGGCGCAGGGCAGGCGAGGGCAAC is drawn from Plodia interpunctella isolate USDA-ARS_2022_Savannah chromosome 24, ilPloInte3.2, whole genome shotgun sequence and contains these coding sequences:
- the LOC128680465 gene encoding general odorant-binding protein 69a: MTRLRVWVVVAALVAAAAGMDEEMAELAKMVHDSCGEETGADLAPVDKVNAGEDLTTFSDPKLKCYIKCIMETAGMMTDGEVDVEAVLAMLPDDIRARNEAAMRGCGTQRGADHCDNAYLTHICWQKANKKDYFLI